Proteins from a genomic interval of Rhodococcoides fascians A25f:
- a CDS encoding nitrilase-related carbon-nitrogen hydrolase, whose protein sequence is MTFTAAAIQFEPTLFAKDANVAALAELVDKAASDGAELITTPEMATTGYCFHDPEEASTVVEQIPGPTTDTFVEIASRRDCYIVLGMPEVDPTSGLFYNSAILIGPQGIIGTHRKTHPYIAEPKWAASGNLGHQVFETRLGRIALLICMDLHFVETARVVALQGADVICHISNWLAERTPAPYWISRAFENNCYVIESNRWGLERTVQFSGGTCIIEPDGAVSGRIDVGNGIVAAEIDIRRTREGGPTRRPELYRELQTNTYTWNPLDFFTLYGHSPLPSGATSAVSVVQCTPGTSIESNLADIEAWVQQVSGTADLVVFPELSITGPVSEDRPPRDVAETVDGPSLTRIADLAVRHGVSIVVGIAERDADTDRVYNSAVLIEQDGKCTAYRQIHLSAEHTSLFDAGDRWMVVDLPLGRVGLLVGNDALLPESGRVLALRGCDLIVCPSALAGVFVGSHPGTEIPFAAEVLTGPDATHWHHMRVRAGENNVYFAFANAVDPSRGIAGHSGVFGPDTFAFPRTEALVDGDEPGIATSVVDTTNLGGAYPTNVVRRKDLVLMRQPHHYEILSTA, encoded by the coding sequence ATGACATTCACCGCAGCGGCCATCCAGTTCGAGCCCACACTGTTCGCCAAGGATGCGAATGTCGCCGCGTTGGCAGAGCTGGTCGACAAGGCTGCATCCGACGGGGCCGAGTTGATCACCACACCCGAAATGGCCACCACGGGTTACTGTTTCCATGATCCCGAGGAGGCATCTACCGTCGTCGAGCAGATCCCCGGACCCACCACCGATACTTTCGTCGAGATCGCGTCCCGTCGCGACTGCTACATCGTCCTGGGCATGCCGGAAGTCGACCCGACAAGCGGATTGTTCTACAACAGTGCGATTCTCATCGGACCCCAGGGAATCATCGGTACCCATCGCAAGACGCACCCGTACATCGCCGAGCCCAAGTGGGCAGCGTCGGGGAACCTTGGCCATCAGGTGTTCGAGACCAGGCTCGGCCGAATCGCGTTGCTGATCTGCATGGATCTGCACTTCGTGGAGACCGCTCGAGTGGTCGCGCTACAGGGCGCGGACGTGATCTGCCACATCAGCAACTGGCTCGCCGAACGAACGCCGGCTCCCTACTGGATCAGTCGAGCCTTCGAGAACAACTGCTACGTCATCGAGAGCAACCGATGGGGACTCGAACGGACGGTCCAATTCAGCGGCGGCACATGCATCATCGAGCCCGACGGGGCCGTCTCCGGCCGGATCGACGTCGGCAACGGGATCGTCGCCGCAGAGATCGACATTCGGCGCACCCGCGAGGGGGGTCCGACGCGTCGACCCGAGCTGTATCGGGAGCTGCAGACGAACACGTACACCTGGAATCCTCTCGACTTCTTCACTCTGTACGGACATTCGCCGCTGCCGTCCGGTGCCACGTCTGCAGTGAGCGTGGTCCAGTGCACTCCGGGTACGTCGATCGAGAGCAACCTCGCCGACATCGAGGCCTGGGTCCAACAGGTCTCCGGCACAGCCGATCTCGTCGTCTTTCCCGAACTGTCGATCACCGGTCCGGTCTCCGAGGATCGACCACCTCGTGACGTTGCCGAAACCGTCGACGGGCCCTCGCTCACGCGGATCGCCGACCTCGCGGTCCGGCACGGCGTGTCGATCGTCGTCGGCATCGCCGAGCGCGACGCCGATACCGATCGGGTGTACAACTCGGCGGTGCTGATCGAGCAGGACGGAAAGTGCACGGCATACCGCCAGATCCATCTGTCCGCGGAACACACGTCGCTGTTCGATGCGGGTGATCGATGGATGGTCGTCGACCTGCCTCTGGGACGAGTCGGTCTCCTCGTCGGCAACGATGCCCTGCTCCCGGAATCGGGCCGGGTGCTCGCGCTGCGCGGGTGCGACCTCATCGTCTGCCCATCCGCACTGGCGGGTGTTTTTGTCGGATCGCACCCAGGAACCGAGATTCCGTTCGCCGCCGAGGTTCTCACCGGGCCCGACGCCACCCACTGGCACCACATGCGCGTGCGCGCCGGCGAGAACAACGTCTACTTCGCGTTCGCCAACGCCGTCGACCCCAGCCGCGGTATCGCTGGACACAGCGGAGTGTTCGGGCCGGACACGTTCGCGTTCCCGCGCACCGAAGCTCTCGTCGACGGCGACGAACCGGGCATCGCGACGAGCGTCGTCGACACCACCAACCTCGGCGGGGCGTACCCCACCAATGTGGTGCGACGCAAAGACCTCGTCCTGATGCGGCAACCCCACCACTACGAGATTCTCTCGACCGCCTGA
- a CDS encoding purine-cytosine permease family protein produces the protein MNMKKYFEGPATSLDDQIESYATSRVPDDQRWRRPAILLVLTGNVTAMFWFALGGQIGFLVGWPMFLIPVAYMVIGATLVGSLIMRIASQEGLSLPLLTRGLGFGTKGSAVASLVYAVNYVFYFIFEGSIVSHGLSELAGIDINSAWATVVFALVALVALFFSWRGMHSMNILQRFGMPIFLVLFAVGMYMLASGYVLVGPGEWEATGGFTATAMWQAFSLANGQVVFQALIATDYGRFVKKSVSYVGTAGLMLAELLMIVVVMILGVFLGFTMLRHFTGSTATPELSATDPGLYFAIVMGLLGVIFAVVTQVRINVMNLYSGSLALSNAWDVLSPRKVGRQWWMVALLVVGVLCYPVNILQYTDKFLAVTGIMTNTWIFILLADYFVCRRMLGLAPRNNIEFREGRVRNWNPCGIVAMAAGVAVGGLGVFGLYPSYYASFIAMLLGPIIYIPLTMATRGKFYEPPVTTEAPTIERTVAS, from the coding sequence ATGAACATGAAGAAGTACTTCGAGGGGCCGGCAACGAGCCTCGACGACCAGATCGAAAGCTACGCAACCTCCCGCGTGCCCGACGACCAACGGTGGCGACGGCCGGCGATCCTGCTGGTCCTCACCGGCAACGTGACAGCGATGTTCTGGTTCGCCCTCGGCGGCCAGATCGGGTTCCTGGTGGGATGGCCGATGTTCCTGATTCCCGTCGCCTACATGGTCATCGGTGCGACGCTCGTCGGCAGCCTGATCATGCGCATCGCCAGCCAGGAGGGCCTGTCGCTGCCGTTGCTCACTCGCGGACTCGGATTCGGCACCAAAGGCTCGGCCGTGGCCTCGCTCGTCTACGCCGTGAACTACGTCTTCTACTTCATCTTCGAGGGCAGCATCGTCTCGCACGGCCTCAGCGAGCTCGCCGGGATAGATATCAACTCTGCCTGGGCCACAGTCGTATTCGCATTGGTTGCCCTCGTCGCGCTGTTCTTCTCCTGGCGCGGAATGCACTCGATGAACATCCTGCAGCGATTCGGGATGCCCATCTTCCTGGTCCTGTTCGCCGTCGGCATGTACATGCTGGCCAGCGGCTACGTGCTCGTCGGACCCGGTGAATGGGAAGCGACAGGTGGATTCACCGCCACTGCGATGTGGCAGGCCTTCAGTCTCGCCAACGGGCAGGTGGTGTTCCAAGCGCTCATCGCCACCGACTACGGGCGGTTCGTCAAGAAGAGCGTGAGCTACGTCGGAACGGCCGGACTGATGCTGGCCGAGCTCCTGATGATCGTCGTCGTGATGATTCTAGGTGTGTTCCTCGGCTTCACCATGCTGCGCCACTTCACCGGAAGCACTGCAACACCCGAACTTTCGGCCACCGATCCGGGACTGTACTTCGCGATCGTCATGGGTCTGCTCGGCGTGATCTTCGCCGTCGTCACCCAGGTGCGCATCAACGTGATGAACCTGTACTCCGGGTCGCTGGCGCTCTCCAACGCCTGGGACGTGCTCTCGCCCCGCAAGGTCGGCCGCCAGTGGTGGATGGTGGCGCTGCTCGTCGTCGGCGTGCTCTGCTACCCGGTCAACATCCTGCAGTACACCGACAAGTTCCTGGCCGTCACCGGGATCATGACCAACACCTGGATCTTCATTCTGCTCGCCGACTACTTCGTGTGCAGGCGGATGCTCGGCCTTGCACCGCGGAACAACATCGAGTTTCGCGAAGGGCGAGTGCGTAATTGGAATCCCTGCGGCATCGTGGCCATGGCCGCGGGTGTGGCCGTGGGCGGACTCGGCGTGTTCGGTCTCTACCCGTCGTACTACGCATCGTTCATCGCGATGCTCCTCGGGCCGATCATCTACATCCCGCTGACGATGGCAACCCGGGGGAAGTTCTACGAACCGCCGGTCACCACCGAAGCCCCGACAATCGAAAGGACTGTGGCGTCATGA
- a CDS encoding MarR family winged helix-turn-helix transcriptional regulator, with translation MDHDEAASAARLLTVVERAVSDRLRAALVPWELDLEEWRVLSLLSDGEGHTMAETAEFALLAPPTLTKAVNRLVSNNLVHRRTGTVDRRQVLIRSTVRGQAKYDEASPVMDAAAAAVFPSASDRELLQTLLRALETNAKASSVSL, from the coding sequence ATGGATCACGACGAGGCTGCGTCGGCAGCGCGTTTGCTCACCGTGGTCGAGCGGGCTGTGTCGGATCGGTTGCGTGCTGCACTCGTTCCCTGGGAGCTCGACCTCGAAGAATGGCGAGTGCTGTCGTTGTTGTCCGACGGCGAGGGACACACGATGGCCGAGACGGCCGAGTTCGCGCTCCTGGCTCCGCCGACGTTGACCAAAGCGGTCAACCGGCTGGTGTCCAACAATCTTGTGCACCGTCGTACCGGCACCGTCGATCGTCGGCAGGTGCTCATTCGATCCACGGTGCGTGGGCAGGCCAAGTACGACGAGGCGTCCCCGGTCATGGACGCCGCCGCGGCTGCAGTGTTTCCGTCGGCGTCCGATCGTGAGCTGTTGCAAACGCTGCTGCGCGCTCTCGAGACCAACGCGAAGGCGTCCTCGGTCTCGCTCTGA
- a CDS encoding substrate-binding domain-containing protein, whose protein sequence is MNNDRFGTFRVGLIFPMSGPFGIVGPSSELSAQLARDELNASDGVLGRRVELISIDGGRDPSHVAREVATLLDAGALDAVAGMHTSAVRRAVIPVTLNRIPYVYTSLYEGGDRYPGLFITGETPANQLVPALEFLVREFGRRRWAIVGNDYVWPRKSAAITATRLRGLGASVVHAEFAPVGTIDFATTVTELERSGADATVVLLIGDDAVYFHQQFAAAGLDVHCIRLSPLMDENMLLAAGGENTHGLYVASGYFETLATEASLGFSARFARTFGVDAPIVGALGQSCYEGIKLLGALVNRAGTVDVRIIEAVSDSVSFTGARGHLFLSDGHVSQPIYLALAGAVDFEILSEIRPSAD, encoded by the coding sequence ATGAACAACGATCGGTTCGGCACATTTCGCGTCGGCCTGATCTTCCCGATGTCCGGACCGTTCGGCATCGTGGGTCCATCCAGCGAGCTGTCCGCCCAGCTGGCCAGGGACGAACTCAACGCCTCGGACGGAGTGCTGGGCCGCCGGGTGGAGCTGATCTCGATCGACGGCGGCCGCGACCCCTCACACGTGGCCCGTGAAGTGGCCACGCTGCTCGATGCCGGTGCCCTCGACGCGGTTGCCGGCATGCACACCTCCGCGGTGCGCCGAGCCGTCATTCCGGTGACACTGAACCGCATTCCCTACGTCTACACGTCCCTGTACGAGGGCGGCGATCGCTACCCGGGACTCTTCATCACCGGGGAGACGCCCGCCAACCAACTCGTTCCGGCCCTGGAGTTTCTCGTCCGCGAATTCGGTCGGCGACGCTGGGCCATCGTCGGCAACGACTACGTCTGGCCACGAAAGAGCGCGGCCATCACCGCGACTCGGCTGCGTGGGCTCGGCGCGTCGGTAGTGCACGCCGAGTTCGCGCCGGTCGGCACCATCGATTTCGCCACGACCGTGACCGAACTCGAACGATCAGGAGCCGACGCAACCGTGGTGCTCCTCATCGGCGACGACGCGGTCTACTTCCATCAGCAGTTCGCGGCAGCAGGACTCGACGTCCACTGCATTCGTCTCAGCCCACTGATGGACGAGAACATGCTGCTCGCTGCCGGTGGCGAGAACACACATGGCCTGTACGTCGCGTCCGGATACTTCGAGACACTGGCCACCGAAGCCAGTTTGGGATTCTCGGCTCGATTCGCCCGCACCTTCGGGGTCGACGCGCCGATCGTCGGTGCCCTCGGACAGTCGTGCTACGAGGGCATCAAACTGTTGGGAGCGTTGGTGAACAGGGCGGGCACCGTCGATGTCCGCATCATCGAGGCCGTATCGGATTCGGTGTCGTTCACCGGAGCGCGCGGGCACTTGTTTCTCTCCGACGGCCATGTCTCGCAACCGATCTACCTGGCGCTGGCCGGGGCAGTCGATTTCGAGATTCTCAGCGAGATCCGCCCCTCTGCCGACTGA
- a CDS encoding lipopolysaccharide biosynthesis protein, translating to MSFRASSEADHTPGASVAGMGMVTAGSMFANVAAYLLQVLASRMLGVEGYGEFASLLAAQLVLAVPALALQSVVAREVVRGRSSRELRTVGYRCAAVVGVLAVALAPALSAAMDISMAATVSAVIAAPVLVLLAAEQGLLQGRGRFGALSLVLAAAGFGKVAPAVVVLALGGGPGSVLLATAVGIGAVAVGARWTAGAPVSSVSETKVTVLAVLQASQVQLVLIAMSALDLVLARTLLSSNEAGLYAVGAVASKAAFWLPQAVGVVLYPRMANPLHSAAAVRSALAVVAGLGTVLVIGGALASPLLPLVVGDTYSGVQNYVWLFVLQGACLAVLQSALLWAIAGERTHLAFVAWFALAAEVVLLLFVASTLAQFVVVAAATAAVTMVAVCALVLWGGGVSRQRGGSR from the coding sequence ATGTCTTTCCGCGCCTCGTCCGAGGCAGACCACACGCCGGGTGCGTCGGTCGCCGGGATGGGGATGGTGACGGCCGGTTCGATGTTCGCGAACGTTGCGGCGTATCTGCTGCAGGTGCTCGCGAGTCGGATGCTCGGCGTGGAGGGGTACGGCGAGTTCGCGAGTCTGCTTGCTGCGCAACTGGTTCTCGCAGTTCCGGCGTTGGCGTTGCAGTCCGTCGTCGCGCGTGAAGTGGTGCGCGGGCGCAGTTCGCGGGAGTTGCGGACCGTCGGGTACCGGTGTGCTGCGGTCGTGGGTGTGCTGGCGGTGGCGCTCGCTCCCGCTCTGTCCGCTGCCATGGACATCTCGATGGCAGCAACCGTGTCGGCGGTCATTGCTGCGCCGGTGTTGGTATTGCTGGCCGCCGAACAAGGCTTGTTGCAGGGGCGGGGGCGCTTCGGGGCTCTGAGCCTCGTGCTGGCTGCGGCCGGTTTCGGCAAGGTGGCACCCGCAGTGGTGGTGCTCGCGCTCGGCGGCGGACCCGGTTCGGTTCTGCTGGCCACGGCTGTCGGAATCGGCGCAGTGGCCGTCGGTGCGCGATGGACCGCAGGCGCGCCGGTGAGCTCGGTGTCGGAAACCAAGGTCACCGTCCTGGCCGTACTGCAGGCATCGCAGGTGCAATTGGTGCTGATCGCGATGTCGGCGCTGGATCTGGTTCTTGCGCGCACTCTGCTCAGTAGCAACGAGGCCGGGCTGTACGCCGTCGGTGCCGTCGCGTCCAAGGCGGCGTTCTGGTTGCCGCAGGCCGTGGGGGTGGTGCTGTACCCGCGGATGGCGAATCCCCTGCATTCTGCTGCCGCGGTGCGCTCGGCTCTGGCCGTCGTCGCCGGTCTGGGCACGGTGCTGGTGATCGGCGGGGCACTGGCGTCGCCGTTGCTGCCGTTGGTGGTGGGCGATACGTATTCCGGTGTGCAGAACTATGTCTGGCTGTTCGTGTTGCAGGGCGCGTGCCTGGCCGTGCTGCAGAGCGCGTTGCTGTGGGCCATCGCGGGTGAGCGCACCCATCTTGCCTTCGTCGCCTGGTTCGCCCTCGCCGCCGAGGTAGTTCTGCTGCTGTTCGTGGCCTCGACGCTGGCGCAGTTCGTCGTTGTCGCTGCGGCCACTGCCGCAGTGACGATGGTGGCGGTGTGTGCGCTGGTGTTGTGGGGCGGAGGCGTCAGTCGGCAGAGGGGCGGATCTCGCTGA
- a CDS encoding glycosyltransferase family 4 protein, translated as MREVLLLCWRDTGHPQGGGSERYLEQVGAGLARRGVRVTLRTASYPGAPAEEIVDGIRISRGGGRLSVYPRALAAIAAGRLGFGPLKGIAPDAVIDTQNGIPFFSRAALGVPVTLLVHHCHREQWPVAGPMMAKLGWWLESTVSPRVHRRNQYLTVSLPSADELIALGVDRERIAVVRNGADEIPQSVAEGDDSTRTAYPSLTVLSRLVPHKQIEDALDVVAALRGRIPDIHLDVIGGGWWEQNLRDYVGELGIEQYVTFHGHVDEERKHELLGRSWVHVMPSRKEGWGLAVVEAAQHGVPTVGYRSSKGLTDSVIDGVTGILVGGQSVEDRDVSGLTQAVSELLQDAEARTRLGEKARVRAGEFSWEQCAQGVYSVLDATTRGAWSSGLVGASDVVSQADSASALKASQTYH; from the coding sequence GTGCGCGAGGTTCTGTTGCTGTGCTGGCGCGATACCGGGCACCCGCAGGGCGGCGGCAGCGAGCGTTACCTCGAGCAGGTAGGCGCAGGTCTGGCGCGACGCGGTGTCCGCGTCACGCTGAGGACGGCGTCGTACCCCGGAGCTCCCGCCGAGGAGATCGTCGACGGCATCCGCATCAGTCGCGGCGGTGGTCGCCTGTCGGTGTATCCCCGCGCATTGGCCGCCATCGCAGCCGGGCGACTCGGCTTCGGCCCGCTCAAGGGCATCGCACCCGACGCGGTGATCGATACCCAGAACGGCATTCCCTTCTTCTCACGTGCCGCGCTCGGCGTCCCCGTCACGTTGCTGGTGCACCACTGCCATCGCGAGCAGTGGCCGGTCGCCGGGCCGATGATGGCCAAGCTCGGCTGGTGGCTCGAATCGACGGTGTCTCCCCGAGTGCACCGTCGTAATCAGTACTTGACGGTGTCTCTGCCGTCCGCGGACGAGCTGATCGCCCTCGGCGTCGACCGCGAGCGCATCGCCGTGGTCCGCAACGGAGCCGACGAGATCCCGCAGTCGGTAGCCGAGGGTGACGACAGCACCCGCACCGCGTACCCGTCGCTGACCGTGCTGTCCCGGTTGGTTCCGCACAAACAGATCGAGGACGCTCTCGACGTCGTCGCGGCGCTGCGTGGCCGGATCCCCGACATCCACCTCGACGTCATCGGTGGCGGCTGGTGGGAGCAGAATCTCCGCGACTACGTGGGCGAACTGGGGATCGAGCAGTACGTCACCTTCCACGGCCACGTCGACGAGGAGCGCAAGCACGAGTTGCTCGGCCGTTCGTGGGTCCATGTCATGCCCTCGCGCAAGGAGGGTTGGGGCCTCGCGGTCGTCGAAGCCGCTCAGCACGGCGTTCCCACGGTCGGCTACCGCAGCTCCAAAGGGCTCACCGATTCGGTCATCGACGGCGTGACCGGCATTCTGGTGGGCGGACAGTCGGTCGAGGACCGGGACGTTTCCGGCCTCACCCAGGCTGTCTCGGAGTTGCTGCAGGACGCCGAAGCCCGCACTCGCCTGGGCGAGAAGGCGCGAGTGCGCGCAGGAGAGTTCTCCTGGGAACAGTGCGCGCAGGGTGTGTACTCGGTGCTCGACGCGACGACGCGTGGCGCGTGGTCGTCAGGGCTGGTTGGAGCGTCCGACGTTGTGTCGCAAGCTGATTCGGCCAGCGCGTTGAAGGCGTCCCAGACCTATCACTAG
- a CDS encoding class I SAM-dependent methyltransferase: MTRLFASRATLRRSVKLLKDFGHEQSAPDIFYGALARDSVELIGDLYRGLTGTDMSAATVLDVGGGPGYFAEVFGASCARYLPVEPDASEMHAAGLQIPGSVRGSGMALPFRDDSVDICFSSNVAEHVREPWTMAEEMLRVTKPGGLTVLSYTIWFGPFGGHETRPWHYLGGEYAARRYARTTGHEPKNRFGESLFDISASDGLRWARSTPNARLLAAFPRYHPRWAWWMMRVPVLREFFGSNLVLVMRPTA; encoded by the coding sequence GTGACACGTCTGTTCGCCTCCCGCGCGACACTGCGCCGCTCGGTGAAGCTGCTGAAGGACTTCGGCCACGAGCAGAGCGCCCCGGACATCTTCTACGGGGCCCTGGCGCGCGATTCCGTCGAGCTGATCGGTGATTTGTATCGGGGCCTGACCGGCACCGACATGTCGGCGGCAACGGTGTTGGACGTCGGCGGCGGACCCGGTTACTTCGCCGAGGTGTTCGGTGCGAGTTGCGCGCGCTACCTGCCCGTCGAACCCGATGCCTCCGAGATGCACGCGGCGGGTCTGCAGATTCCCGGTTCGGTGCGCGGCTCCGGCATGGCACTGCCCTTTCGCGACGACAGCGTCGACATCTGCTTCTCCTCCAACGTGGCCGAACACGTGCGCGAGCCCTGGACCATGGCCGAGGAAATGCTCCGTGTCACCAAACCCGGCGGACTCACGGTTCTCTCGTACACCATCTGGTTCGGCCCGTTCGGCGGTCACGAGACCCGGCCCTGGCACTACCTCGGCGGCGAATACGCGGCCCGCCGCTACGCCCGCACCACCGGACACGAACCGAAGAATCGCTTCGGCGAATCACTGTTCGACATCAGCGCTTCGGACGGATTGCGTTGGGCACGAAGCACTCCCAACGCCAGGCTACTTGCCGCTTTTCCGCGCTACCACCCGCGCTGGGCATGGTGGATGATGCGTGTACCCGTACTTCGCGAGTTCTTCGGCAGCAACCTGGTGCTTGTCATGCGGCCCACCGCTTAG
- a CDS encoding ROK family protein yields MTALALDIGGTKMTAALVGEDGRPQNPATVPTPDSGVWPACASLLRKIAPGQHIDRIGVACSGPVNLETGSVAPINIDEWKNGFGLGEHISAVLPDAEIRLAMDGSAAALGEYRFGAAVGVPDVLSLVVSTGIGGGLVLGGKIVAGASGNAGHIGHIVVPGSTTPCACGGIGCVETVSSGPSAVRWAREQGWPGSTGVELAADAAAGEPRAITALQRAGVALGQAIASAVALTDVRMVVIGGGFAQAGPPLWDPIQESIALHARLTFLDGLQVVPAALGGLGTLSGAAALTA; encoded by the coding sequence ATGACGGCACTCGCGCTCGACATCGGCGGCACCAAGATGACAGCGGCACTCGTCGGCGAGGACGGTCGGCCGCAGAACCCGGCGACGGTGCCGACTCCCGACTCCGGGGTGTGGCCTGCATGCGCGTCGTTACTTCGGAAGATCGCTCCTGGACAGCACATCGACCGCATCGGCGTCGCCTGCTCCGGGCCGGTGAACCTCGAGACCGGATCGGTCGCACCGATCAACATCGACGAGTGGAAGAACGGATTCGGTCTGGGCGAGCACATCTCCGCCGTGCTTCCGGATGCCGAAATACGTCTGGCGATGGACGGCAGCGCAGCGGCACTGGGTGAGTATCGCTTCGGTGCCGCCGTGGGTGTTCCCGACGTACTGAGCCTGGTCGTGTCGACCGGCATCGGCGGTGGGTTGGTGCTGGGCGGAAAGATCGTCGCCGGGGCCAGCGGCAATGCCGGTCACATCGGCCACATCGTCGTTCCCGGTTCGACGACGCCCTGCGCGTGCGGCGGAATCGGGTGCGTGGAAACGGTGTCGAGTGGGCCCTCGGCGGTGCGGTGGGCACGTGAGCAAGGGTGGCCGGGTAGTACCGGTGTCGAACTGGCCGCAGACGCCGCCGCAGGCGAACCGCGCGCCATCACCGCACTGCAACGCGCCGGAGTGGCGCTCGGTCAGGCGATTGCCTCGGCCGTCGCACTGACGGACGTTCGCATGGTGGTGATAGGCGGCGGCTTCGCTCAGGCCGGCCCGCCGCTGTGGGACCCGATACAGGAGTCGATCGCCTTGCACGCCCGGTTGACATTCCTCGACGGCCTGCAAGTAGTGCCCGCTGCACTCGGTGGCCTGGGAACCCTGTCTGGGGCAGCTGCACTCACTGCCTGA
- a CDS encoding phosphoenolpyruvate carboxykinase (GTP), with amino-acid sequence MTSATIPGLSGTDSVPTRHKELLAWVAQVAELTEPDSVVFADGSDAEWERLTDKLVEAGTFTRLNDEKKPNSFLGNSDPSDVARVESRTYICSKEEIDAGPTNNWMDPSEMRTLMTDLYRGCMRGRTMYVVPFCMGPLDAADPKLGVELTDSEYVVISMRVMTRMGQAALDKIGEDGFYVKALHSLGAPLADGQADVPWPCNDTKYITHFPEDREIWSYGSGYGGNALLGKKCYSLRIASAMAHDEGWLAEHMLILKLISPEDKAYYIAAAFPSACGKTNLAMIQPTIPGWRAETIGDDIAWMRFGEDGRLYAVNPEFGFFGVAPGTNWDSNPNAMKTIDQGNSVFTNVGLTDDGDVWWEGLEGKPDHLIDWKGNDWTPESGTDAAHPNSRYCVPMAQCPSMAPEWDDPQGVPISAILFGGRRKTTVPLVTEARDWQHGVFMGATVGSEQTAAAEGTVGTVRRDPMAMLPFLGYNVGDYFQHWIDLGKNADESKLPKVFYVNWFRRGDDKRFLWPGFGENSRVLKWIVERIEHKAAGVETPIGVVPTAEALDIDGLDTTVEDVAEALAVNTEEWKAEIPLIQDWFDFVGEKLPTGIQDEFDSLKQRLGA; translated from the coding sequence ATGACCTCAGCGACCATTCCCGGTTTGAGCGGCACCGACAGCGTGCCGACTCGACACAAAGAACTGCTTGCCTGGGTTGCTCAGGTAGCCGAACTGACCGAACCGGACTCCGTGGTGTTCGCTGACGGATCCGACGCCGAATGGGAGCGCCTCACCGACAAGCTGGTCGAGGCAGGCACCTTCACTCGTCTCAACGACGAGAAGAAGCCCAACTCGTTCCTCGGCAACTCCGATCCGTCGGACGTCGCCCGTGTCGAATCGCGCACGTACATCTGTTCCAAGGAAGAGATCGACGCCGGTCCCACCAACAACTGGATGGACCCGTCCGAGATGCGGACGCTGATGACCGATCTCTACCGCGGCTGCATGCGCGGACGCACCATGTACGTCGTTCCGTTCTGCATGGGCCCGCTCGACGCCGCCGATCCGAAGCTGGGCGTCGAGCTCACCGATTCCGAATACGTCGTCATCTCCATGCGCGTGATGACCCGCATGGGCCAGGCTGCGTTGGACAAGATCGGCGAGGACGGGTTCTACGTCAAGGCGCTGCACTCGCTCGGCGCACCGCTCGCGGATGGCCAGGCCGACGTGCCGTGGCCGTGCAACGACACCAAATACATCACGCACTTCCCCGAGGATCGCGAGATCTGGAGCTACGGATCCGGTTACGGCGGAAACGCTCTGCTGGGCAAGAAGTGCTACTCGCTGCGTATCGCCTCGGCGATGGCCCACGACGAGGGCTGGCTCGCCGAGCACATGCTGATCCTCAAGCTGATCTCGCCCGAGGACAAGGCCTACTACATCGCGGCGGCATTCCCGTCCGCGTGCGGCAAGACCAACCTCGCGATGATTCAGCCGACCATTCCGGGCTGGCGCGCCGAGACCATCGGCGACGACATCGCGTGGATGCGCTTCGGTGAGGACGGTCGTCTCTACGCCGTGAACCCCGAGTTCGGTTTCTTCGGCGTCGCGCCCGGCACCAACTGGGACTCGAACCCGAACGCGATGAAGACCATCGATCAGGGCAACTCGGTGTTCACCAACGTCGGCCTCACCGATGACGGCGACGTGTGGTGGGAAGGCCTCGAAGGCAAGCCCGATCACCTCATCGACTGGAAGGGCAACGACTGGACCCCCGAGTCCGGAACCGATGCCGCACATCCCAATTCGCGTTACTGCGTGCCGATGGCCCAGTGCCCGTCCATGGCTCCCGAGTGGGACGACCCGCAGGGCGTACCGATCTCGGCAATCCTGTTCGGCGGACGTCGCAAGACCACCGTTCCGCTGGTGACCGAGGCCCGCGACTGGCAGCACGGCGTGTTCATGGGAGCCACCGTCGGCTCCGAGCAGACCGCGGCCGCCGAGGGCACCGTCGGTACCGTCCGACGCGACCCGATGGCGATGCTGCCGTTCCTCGGCTACAACGTGGGCGATTACTTCCAGCACTGGATCGACCTCGGCAAGAACGCCGACGAGTCGAAGCTGCCGAAGGTGTTCTACGTCAACTGGTTCCGCCGCGGCGACGACAAGCGCTTCCTGTGGCCCGGATTCGGTGAGAACTCGCGCGTGCTCAAGTGGATCGTCGAGCGCATCGAGCACAAGGCAGCAGGCGTCGAGACTCCGATCGGCGTGGTCCCCACCGCCGAGGCACTCGACATCGACGGTCTCGACACCACCGTCGAGGATGTGGCCGAGGCACTCGCGGTGAACACCGAGGAGTGGAAGGCCGAGATCCCGCTGATCCAGGACTGGTTCGACTTCGTCGGCGAGAAACTGCCCACCGGAATTCAGGACGAATTCGACTCCCTGAAGCAGCGTTTGGGCGCGTAG